The window TCCATAATGGAAAGTTTGAAGCAATAATCGGAAGCCCTGCAGACATATATTCAAACATTTTATTGGGTTGTGCATTAATATGATTAGGTTCTGGTAGATAAAGTACTAATCCCGCTAGTGATTTCGAGAAAATATCAGCTAATTCTTCTCTGTTTATCACCCCTAAATCAATTACTTTTTCCCATCCAGGTAAAACTTGAAGTTCTTCTTTTAAACGTTTAGGCGAGTATGTTCCACCCAAATACAGATTAACACCCTCAGTTTGCTCGATTGCTTCAATCATTTCAAAAGGGCCTCGAATCCTATTAATAGCCCCTACGAAACAAACAGCGTTCTCCTTCTCTGCGTTAACTGTATCTTCAATAAACAACTCTGACATAATTGGATAATTATTAATATCAATAGATTTACATCCTAATTTAGTAAACCGTTCATTTATAAAAGGTGTTGCAGTAACGACAGCATTAAACCGCTTTGCCGCAAAGTTTTCAAACGTTTCAAACAGGCTAGAAACAACTTTTCTAATTGGTTTACGGATCCAAGGTTTAGATAATATTTGACGCGGGACATCCTCGTGAATGTCATAAACTACCTTTTTCCCCATTAACTTGAGAATCAAACCTCCCCAAA of the Bacillus mesophilus genome contains:
- a CDS encoding glycosyltransferase family 4 protein: MRICHITSSHQYNDTRIFLKECTYLSNEYETFFIAPNAPDEKINNVHIVGVHSNIERREIRLTLNTIKVLKKALDIKADLYHFHDPEFIWGGLILKLMGKKVVYDIHEDVPRQILSKPWIRKPIRKVVSSLFETFENFAAKRFNAVVTATPFINERFTKLGCKSIDINNYPIMSELFIEDTVNAEKENAVCFVGAINRIRGPFEMIEAIEQTEGVNLYLGGTYSPKRLKEELQVLPGWEKVIDLGVINREELADIFSKSLAGLVLYLPEPNHINAQPNKMFEYMSAGLPIIASNFPLWKDIVEGNNCGLCVDPTDSKEIAKAINYIVNHPEEAINWGKNGRIAVEQKYNWETEFLKLKKLYKEII